The proteins below are encoded in one region of Populus alba chromosome 2, ASM523922v2, whole genome shotgun sequence:
- the LOC118049951 gene encoding protein NRT1/ PTR FAMILY 4.2: METKEGNSGIEEYFDWRGKKADPKKHGGMRAASLACVVEVLENLVFLSNATNFVAYFTKTMHYSISESANMVTNFIGTSFLLTIFGGFIGDSFFTRFRTFVVFCIIELLGMILLTVQAHDARLQPALQEKPSSSQAAVLFSGLYAIATGVGGIKATLPAHGADQSDHSKRRSISSFFNWFFFSLCIGGLLSSTIMVWIEENRGWNWSFKISVVVLGVALCIFIAGFPIYRFKRPGGSPITRILKVFASASRNRKVSSGSLELINDEIGERSRKKFRFLDKALFDDTISAVQVKETRTFLGLLPIFASTIMMNCCLAQLQTFSVEQGSIMSRKLNNFQIPTQSLTVFPLVVVLASIPIFEHLANSYKNKMSENHYSLDPLKRIGLGLALASASMAVAAIIEFKRREAAGNGHTLSVFWLGWQYLLLGVSDMLTLEGMLEFFYSEAPDNMRSFCTALSWCSTSMGYFLSSVLVSIINSITGKLDHEWLGGHNLNHNRLDLFYTILCILNFLNLLNYIYWAKKY; this comes from the exons ATG GAAACGAAAGAGGGGAATAGTGGAATCGAGGAGTACTTCGACTGGAGAGGGAAGAAGGCAGATCCTAAAAAGCATGGTGGAATGAGAGCTGCTAGTTTGGCTTGTG ttGTGGAGGTGTTAGAGAACTTGGTATTCTTGTCTAACGCCACCAACTTTGTGGCATACTTCACTAAGACAATGCATTACAGTATCTCTGAATCTGCAAACATGGTGACTAATTTTattggaacctcttttcttCTCACAATATTTGGTGGGTTCATCGGCGACTCTTTCTTCACCAGATTCAGGACTTTCGTTGTCTTCTGTATAATAGAGTTACTG GGGATGATCCTTTTGACCGTTCAAGCTCATGACGCTCGATTGCAACCAGCATTGCAAGAAAAGCCTTCTAGTTCTCAAGCTGCTGTTCTTTTTAGTGGACTCTATGCTATTGCGACAGGAGTTGGTGGAATCAAGGCTACCTTGCCTGCACACGGTGCTGATCAGTCCGACCACAGCAAGCGGCGGTCCATTTCCTCATTTTTCAACTGGTTCTTCTTCTCTTTATGCATAGGAGGCTTGCTGTCCTCGACTATTATGGTATGGATTGAAGAGAACCGAGGCTGGAATTGGAGTTTTAAGATATCAGTTGTTGTCTTGGGTGTGGCGCTTTGCATTTTCATTGCAGGTTTTCCAATTTACAGGTTCAAAAGACCTGGTGGGAGTCCAATCACTAGAATCTTAAAG GTATTTGCTTCTGCTTCTCGGAACCGAAAAGTCTCGTCAGGATCACTAGAGctaataaatgatgaaattggagAAAGATCCCGTAAGAAGTTCAG ATTCCTAGACAAGGCATTATTTGATGACACCATTAGTGCAGTTCAGGTCAAGGAAACAAGGACCTTCCTTGGCCTGCTTCCCATCTTTGCTAGCACAATAATGATGAACTGCTGCCTGGCCCAGCTACAGACATTTTCAGTGGAGCAAGGGAGCATCATGAGTAGAAAACTAAACAATTTCCAAATCCCTACCCAGTCATTGACAGTGTTCCCCCTCGTAGTCGTGCTTGCCAGCATACCTATATTCGAACATCTAGCAAACTCTTACAAGAACAAGATGTCGGAAAACCATTACAGTCTCGACCCACTCAAGAGGATTGGACTCGGGTTAGCACTAGCATCAGCATCCATGGCCGTGGCTGCTATTATTGAGTTTAAGAGACGTGAAGCAGCAGGGAACGGGCACACATTGTCTGTGTTTTGGCTAGGGTGGCAGTACCTTTTGTTGGGTGTTTCAGACATGCTGACTCTTGAGGGGATGCTTGAATTTTTCTACTCGGAAGCACCTGATAACATGAGAAGTTTTTGCACTGCTTTGTCATGGTGCTCTACCTCCATGGGCTACTTCCTTAGCTCCGTACTAGTTTCCATAATCAACTCTATTACTGGCAAATTGGATCATGAATGGCTTGGGGGACATAATTTGAATCACAACCGTTTGGATCTATTTTACACAATTCTTTGTATTCTGAACTTCCTCAACTTGCTGAATTATATTTACTGGGCTAAGAAGTATTAG